In Vanessa tameamea isolate UH-Manoa-2023 chromosome 19, ilVanTame1 primary haplotype, whole genome shotgun sequence, one genomic interval encodes:
- the LOC113397054 gene encoding uncharacterized protein LOC113397054 encodes MYNKLIQSMIVLLSVLCIVSAKPLSILQPDHPPLAAELSSRVAAHTSRLQEPKQDARLPIPTAQDLEAVRKIAQVLVMLGQQVIPALIGGTGAGNGGTTVTEIPNDIVNSL; translated from the exons ATGTACAACAAGCTTATACAGTCTATGATTGTACTCCTCTCCGTGCTTTGCATTGTCTCGGCCAAAcca ttGTCCATATTACAACCGGATCACCCGCCGCTGGCCGCTGAACTGAGCTCTCGTGTGGCCGCACACACGTCCCGGCTGCAGGAGCCCAAGCAAGACGCTCGTCTCCCCATACCTACAGCACAGGACCTGGAAGCGGTCAGGAAGATTGCTCAAGTCCTCGTTATGCTAGGCCAACAG GTAATACCAGCTCTAATCGGCGGAACAGGAGCTGGAAATGGGGGCACAACAGTTACGGAGATACCCAACGATATAGTTAATagcctttaa
- the LOC135193836 gene encoding sodium channel protein Nach-like, whose product MRTVDPDLWSKKVTKPILNVSRPIKFGLNEFSGSQETRLRKSFHKAMVEFCRNSSVEGFRFILDKQSPKPIRSLYLIVLLVTMVCGLVVFAWNIHWFWHRPRLMVNPMSVQHPVQQIDFPAVAICSYNIISRSALHDYAKYIYSLDTNHIYTMNEIKQNLLTFGALHTRSEATFDPRFVSYLEEVARETNVTNILYKLSPKCESMLVRCSWRAQRTDCQRLFATRLASSGFCCIFNSRYSRVDRNNPPRKVNMMGQDAGLRVVVRENGDDFTLVRRPGDDVEVDIFDGIQFPTIRAGIFRFYAAARNASVFFKLNVEAQEPASSLQHHSDEWLGCSLARGAAAARSWSRCVARCRARAALALCGCAPHTLPPPHATARVCSLEHLACLAKHKEKLSFLYPGDAAHESLSEERQDSVWCAHCRVGCARRRYSAELVTSPHTPLLFLNRFFKGLDLTNTTIISIYYEKENQRLYLLDTSLRWYEVFAAISSQYVFVVGFTVLSIIEFLYHLTFRWYHYYMLHVRQDRRLRNLKTAQPNNKINNI is encoded by the exons ATGCGGACCGTGGATCCCGACTTGTGGTCTAAAAAAGTGACCAAGCCGATCCTAAATGTGTCCCGACCGATCAAATTCGGTCTGAATGAATTCTCAGGTTCTCAGGAGACCCGATTGAGAAAAAGTTTCCACAAAGCAATGGTAGAGTTCTGCAGGAACAGTTCCGTAGAAGGTTTCAGATTCATATTGGATAAGCAAAGTCCGAAGCCGATAAG GTCGCTTTACCTGATTGTACTCTTAGTTACAATGGTGTGTGGACTCGTTGTGTTTGCTTGGAACATCCATTGGTTCTGGCATCGCCCTCGATTGATGGTCAACCCGATGTCCGTGCAGCATCCTGTGCAGCAAATTGACTTCCCCGCTGTAGCTATTTGCAGCTACAATATCATTAGTCGATCTGCCCTACACGACTAtgcaaaatatat ATATTCACTAGACACGAATCACATCTATACTATGAATGAAATTAAGCAGAATTTGTTGACATTCGGTGCGTTACACACGCGAAGCGAAGCAACTTTTGATCCTCGGTTCGTCAGTTATCTTGAGGAAGTCGCTCGAGAGACAAATGTcactaatattttgtacaaa ttgtcCCCGAAGTGCGAGTCGATGCTGGTGCGCTGCAGCTGGCGAGCGCAGCGCACGGACTGCCAGCGGCTTTTCGCCACGCGCTTAGCTAGCTCCGGCTTTTGTTGCATCTTCAATTCTAGATATTC TAGAGTAGATAGAAATAACCCACCTCGAAAAGTAAACATGATGGGTCAGGACGCCGGACTCAGAGTGGTCGTGAGGGAGAACGGCGACGACTTTACTTTAGTTCGCCGGCCCGGTGATGATGTTGAG GTGGATATTTTCGACGGCATTCAGTTCCCGACGATACGAGCTGGTATATTCCGTTTTTATGCTGCCGCCCGAAATGCGTCAGTGTTTTTTAAGCTAAATGTCGAAGCACAGGAGCCCGCGAGCAGCTTGCAGCATCACAGCGATGAATGG CTGGGCTGCAGCctggcgcgcggcgcggcggcggcgcgctcgTGGTCGCGCTGCGTGGCGCGgtgccgcgcgcgcgccgcgctggCGCTGTGCGGGTGCGCGCCGCACACGCTGCCGCCGCCGCACGCAACCGCGCGCGTCTGCTCGCTGGAGCACCTGGCCTGTCTGGCGAAGCACAAAG AGAAGTTGTCGTTCCTGTATCCCGGCGACGCCGCGCACGAGAGCCTGAGCGAGGAGCGGCAGGACTCGGTGTGGTGCGCGCACTGCCGCGTGGGCTGCGCGCGGCGCCGCTACTCCGCCGAGCTCGTCACGTCGCCGCACACGCCGCTGCTCTTCCTCAACCGCTTCTT CAAAGGGCTGGATTTGACGAACACCAcgattatttcaatttactacGAGAAAGAAAACCAGCGTCTTTACTTGTTAGATACTAGTCTGCGTTGGTACGAGGTCTTTG ccGCTATTAGCAGTCAATACGTGTTTGTGGTGGGATTCACGGTGCTGAGTATAATAGAGTTCTTATACCACTTGACTTTTAGATGGTACCACTATTATATGCTTCATGTGCGACAGGACCGACGGTTGCGAAATTTGAAGACAGCACaacctaataataaaattaataatatataa
- the LOC113397053 gene encoding uncharacterized protein LOC113397053, which translates to MRRVRDVVLAWTLRLLALALLPAVPARPDVIFRVPEVVVRPISGTKSVGIGPGNSSRTNDSERWGETVVEVQYEEYFVEHEVSTAAARQAAAVLKLDDIPETRVGCGVCTRRELEYCETRVLADHCCCERHYLPEPFPWLPHTCYVGPHRCRPLAHDCVRYVRLRDCCCYKKLAERWKGILSKSSRVSVGGVSLLLLAALLLAARM; encoded by the exons ATGCGGCGAGTGCGAGACGTGGTTCTCGCGTGGACGCTGCGGTTGCTGGCGCTCGCTCTGCTGCCCGCTGTGCCAGCGCGACCTGATGTCATATTCCGAGTACCAGAAGTTGTG GTACGCCCAATATCGGGCACTAAGTCAGTTGGCATAGGTCCGGGAAACAGCAGTCGGACCAACGATTCGGAGCGCTGGGGGGAGACGGTGGTGGAAGTGCAGTATGAGGAGTACTTCGTAGAGCACGAGGTCTCCACGGCCGCAGCGAGGCAGGCGGCGGCCGTGCTCAAACTGGACGACA TTCCAGAAACGAGGGTAGGATGTGGGGTGTGCACGCGCCGCGAATTGGAGTACTGCGAGACCCGCGTGCTCGCCGACCACTGCTGCTGCGAGCGGCACTACCTGCCCGAGCCCTTCCCCTGGCTGCCGCACACGTGCTACGTCGGCCCGCACCGCTGTCGCCCGCTCGCCCACGACTGCGTGCGCTACGTCCGCCTCAGGGATTGCTGCTGCTACAAGAAACTCGCCGAACGAT GGAAAGGCATCCTGTCGAAGTCGTCGCGCGTGAGCGTGGGCGGCGTGTCGCTGCTGCTGCTGGCGGCGCTGCTGCTGGCGGCGCGCATGTGA